In one uncultured Methanobrevibacter sp. genomic region, the following are encoded:
- a CDS encoding valine--tRNA ligase, producing the protein MSNENIPKDYDFKKEKIWEQKWEDEELYKFLGDGTKPRYIIDTPPPYPTGSIHLGHVLNWVYIDMNARYRRLKGNDVLFTQGWDCHGLPTEVKVEETHGIKKNDVSRAKFREYCIELTTQNIAKMKDQMQSLGFSQDWSREFITMTPEYMKRTQYSFLKMYDEGLIYQGIHPVNWCPRCETAIAFAEVEYSDNETFLNYVNFPPAMEDSYDDIASSKVSGKQANPKDEGVMIATTRPELMSACVAVVVHPDDERYGHLVDKYVEVPLSHQKVKIYPDEEVDPEFGTGAVMVCTFGDKTDVSWVNKHNLEIIDAIDEKGRLTAAAGRYEGMDLATCKAKTIEDLDEEGYLLKQEKIDQNVGQCWRCKTPIEILVKKQWFVAVNKLIEQTKDAAEEMNWVPEHMKSRMINWADSMEWDWCISRQRLFATPIPVWFCKDCGKVMLPDVEDLPVDPTHDKPKKACSCGCEEFIGEEDVLDTWMDSSISPLSIAGWPNEGYENNFPANIRPQGHDIIRTWAFYTTLRCLALTGKKPFDDIVINGMVFGEDGYKMSKSRGNVIAPDEVIEQYGADALRTWAANSVPGSDVIFDWKDIKHGYRFLRKFWNAFRFISMQIFDEEVSYDEVKDGFDPLDLWILSKLNNLNKVVDNAFANYDFANTITSIEKFIWHDFCDEYIEAVKYRLYNDDVSDLSRKAAKYTLRNVIETSLKLLSPIVPFFAEEVYQYFGEGESIHKTSWPEVNEDLVSEDYEDKGNITVDLIDEVRRFKSSSKIPLNAQLAEVNVYTNDKKLVEIFNEFSQDIEGTLKIDDLSIKTGKPEVHEKIIEVEPDMSQIGPMFKKDAGKIIGYLKSTDIEEIASALEESGQLTIGDITVDEDLLNISKEIVGASGKKVDILQSENLDVIVEVMR; encoded by the coding sequence ATGTCAAATGAGAATATTCCTAAAGACTATGATTTTAAAAAAGAAAAGATTTGGGAGCAGAAATGGGAAGATGAGGAACTTTATAAATTCCTTGGTGATGGAACTAAACCTAGATATATAATTGATACTCCACCACCATATCCAACTGGTTCTATTCATTTAGGTCATGTATTGAATTGGGTTTACATTGATATGAATGCAAGATATAGGAGATTAAAAGGTAATGATGTCCTTTTTACTCAAGGATGGGATTGTCATGGTCTTCCTACTGAAGTTAAAGTTGAAGAAACTCATGGAATTAAGAAAAATGATGTTTCTAGAGCTAAATTCAGAGAATATTGTATTGAGTTAACAACCCAGAATATAGCTAAAATGAAAGACCAAATGCAATCTTTAGGTTTTTCACAAGATTGGAGTCGTGAGTTCATTACAATGACTCCGGAGTATATGAAAAGGACACAATATTCATTTTTAAAAATGTATGATGAAGGATTAATTTATCAAGGTATTCATCCTGTTAATTGGTGTCCTCGTTGTGAAACAGCTATTGCTTTTGCAGAAGTTGAATATAGTGATAATGAAACATTTTTAAATTATGTTAACTTCCCGCCAGCTATGGAAGATTCTTATGATGATATAGCTAGTTCTAAAGTTTCAGGTAAACAAGCTAATCCTAAAGATGAAGGTGTAATGATTGCTACTACTCGTCCTGAGTTAATGTCTGCTTGTGTAGCTGTTGTAGTTCATCCTGATGATGAAAGATATGGTCATTTAGTAGATAAATATGTTGAAGTTCCATTATCTCATCAAAAAGTAAAAATTTATCCGGATGAAGAAGTGGATCCTGAATTTGGTACTGGTGCGGTAATGGTTTGTACATTTGGGGATAAAACTGATGTAAGCTGGGTAAATAAACATAATTTAGAAATTATTGATGCAATTGATGAAAAAGGTAGATTAACTGCAGCTGCTGGAAGATATGAAGGGATGGATTTAGCTACTTGTAAGGCTAAAACTATTGAAGACTTGGATGAAGAGGGTTATCTTTTAAAACAAGAAAAAATCGATCAGAATGTTGGGCAATGTTGGAGATGTAAAACTCCTATTGAAATTTTAGTTAAAAAACAATGGTTTGTAGCAGTAAATAAATTAATTGAGCAAACTAAAGATGCAGCAGAAGAAATGAATTGGGTTCCAGAACATATGAAAAGTCGTATGATTAATTGGGCGGATTCTATGGAATGGGATTGGTGTATTTCAAGACAAAGATTATTTGCAACTCCAATACCTGTTTGGTTCTGTAAAGATTGTGGAAAAGTAATGCTTCCTGATGTTGAAGATTTACCTGTTGATCCAACTCATGACAAACCTAAAAAAGCATGTAGTTGTGGATGTGAAGAATTTATTGGAGAAGAAGATGTTTTAGATACATGGATGGACAGTTCTATTTCACCTCTTTCAATTGCAGGATGGCCTAATGAAGGTTATGAAAACAATTTCCCAGCAAATATTCGCCCACAAGGTCATGATATTATTAGGACATGGGCATTTTATACAACACTTCGTTGTTTAGCTTTAACCGGTAAAAAACCATTTGATGATATTGTAATTAATGGTATGGTATTTGGTGAAGATGGATATAAAATGAGTAAATCCAGGGGGAATGTAATTGCACCAGATGAAGTAATTGAACAATATGGTGCAGATGCATTAAGAACATGGGCTGCTAATAGTGTGCCTGGTTCAGATGTAATCTTTGATTGGAAAGATATTAAACATGGTTACAGATTCTTAAGAAAATTCTGGAATGCATTTAGATTTATTAGTATGCAGATATTTGATGAAGAAGTTAGCTATGATGAGGTAAAAGATGGCTTTGACCCTCTTGATTTATGGATTTTATCTAAATTAAACAACCTTAATAAAGTTGTAGATAATGCATTTGCTAACTATGACTTTGCAAATACAATCACATCTATTGAAAAATTCATTTGGCATGATTTCTGTGATGAATACATTGAAGCTGTAAAATACAGATTATACAATGATGATGTAAGTGATTTGTCAAGAAAAGCAGCTAAATACACATTAAGAAATGTTATTGAAACTTCTTTAAAATTATTATCTCCAATTGTACCATTCTTTGCAGAAGAAGTTTATCAATACTTTGGTGAAGGTGAATCTATTCATAAAACATCCTGGCCAGAAGTTAATGAAGATTTAGTAAGTGAAGATTATGAAGACAAAGGTAATATAACTGTAGATTTAATTGATGAAGTAAGAAGATTTAAATCTAGTTCAAAAATACCTCTCAACGCTCAATTAGCTGAAGTTAATGTTTATACTAATGATAAAAAATTAGTTGAAATATTCAATGAATTTTCACAAGACATTGAAGGAACTCTTAAAATCGATGATTTATCTATTAAAACAGGAAAACCTGAAGTTCATGAAAAAATTATTGAAGTAGAACCGGACATGTCTCAAATTGGACCAATGTTTAAAAAAGATGCTGGAAAAATCATAGGATACTTGAAATCTACTGATATTGAAGAAATAGCTAGTGCATTAGAAGAATCTGGTCAATTAACTATTGGGGATATTACTGTTGATGAAGATTTATTAAATATCTCAAAAGAAATTGTAGGGGCTTCCGGTAAAAAAGTGGATATCTTACAATCTGAAAATTTAGATGTTATTGTTGAAGTAATGAGATAA
- a CDS encoding cyclopropane-fatty-acyl-phospholipid synthase family protein, which yields MKYEKSKEYDKKLIESKIMGPNPLKLVEELLVNHNISNSATVMDLGSGNGLTSVFLVKEYGFRVFPTDLWSNPTENKKFFDEMGISSEEIIPIKADANELPFAHEFFDAVICADSYNYFGRDFNFLDEKLMPFVKVGGYIYIAVPGMKKDCHDDLPEELLLAWNKEQLDYIHDINYWKNIVTKSTKSEIISIKQMEGNEELWQDWINCNNEYAAGDKKAIDAGACKYLNFISIVLQRNE from the coding sequence ATGAAATATGAGAAATCAAAAGAGTATGATAAAAAGTTAATTGAAAGTAAAATTATGGGTCCGAATCCATTAAAATTAGTTGAAGAATTATTAGTAAATCATAATATTTCAAATTCTGCTACTGTAATGGATTTGGGAAGTGGAAATGGTTTAACTTCTGTGTTTCTTGTAAAAGAATATGGTTTTAGAGTTTTTCCTACAGATTTGTGGAGTAATCCTACAGAAAACAAGAAATTTTTTGATGAAATGGGAATTTCAAGTGAAGAAATAATTCCAATTAAAGCGGATGCTAATGAATTACCTTTTGCACATGAGTTTTTTGATGCAGTAATTTGTGCAGATTCTTATAATTATTTTGGAAGGGATTTTAACTTTTTAGATGAAAAATTAATGCCTTTTGTTAAAGTTGGAGGTTATATTTACATTGCAGTTCCTGGTATGAAAAAAGATTGTCATGATGATTTGCCTGAAGAATTATTGCTTGCTTGGAATAAAGAACAGTTAGATTATATTCATGATATAAATTATTGGAAGAATATAGTTACTAAATCCACCAAATCAGAGATTATTTCAATTAAACAAATGGAAGGAAACGAAGAACTTTGGCAGGATTGGATTAATTGTAATAATGAATATGCTGCAGGCGATAAAAAAGCTATTGATGCAGGGGCTTGCAAATATTTAAATTTTATATCAATTGTACTTCAAAGAAATGAGTAA